In one window of Ruminococcus hominis DNA:
- a CDS encoding PTS lactose/cellobiose transporter subunit IIA gives MEGLELVCFQLITFAGEAKSAYMNAIQKAKLGCYEEAENLIQEGNAAFLNAHKVHAELIQKEAAEEETIVPNILLIHAEDQLMGTETCKIMVGELIDAYKRIDALEKKSI, from the coding sequence ATGGAGGGACTTGAACTTGTCTGTTTTCAGCTTATTACTTTTGCAGGTGAAGCAAAAAGTGCCTATATGAATGCAATTCAAAAGGCAAAGCTGGGATGTTATGAAGAGGCAGAAAATCTGATTCAAGAAGGAAATGCGGCTTTTTTGAATGCACATAAGGTTCATGCAGAACTGATTCAAAAAGAAGCAGCTGAAGAAGAAACTATAGTACCTAATATTTTGTTGATTCATGCAGAAGATCAGTTAATGGGAACTGAAACATGTAAAATTATGGTTGGTGAGCTAATTGATGCATACAAACGTATCGATGCATTAGAGAAAAAATCAATATAA
- the dapA gene encoding 4-hydroxy-tetrahydrodipicolinate synthase, whose product MAIFKGAGVALITPMKDNYEVNYDKLDEILEEQIANETDSIIICGTTGESATMTEQEHLDVIKFAIERVNHRIPVIAGTGSNCTATAVQLSKEAAEAGADGLLLVTPYYNKATQNGLIAHYTTIAQEAKAPIILYNVPSRTGCSIQPATVAHLVKNVENIVGIKEASGDIGNVAQIMHLCDGNVDLYSGNDDQVVPLLSLGGIGVISVLSNVAPTYVHDMVYKYLSGSTTEACQMQLKALPLCDALFCEVNPIPVKAAMNMLGKECGPLRAPLTELEPQHKEQLKKAMQEFGIL is encoded by the coding sequence GTGGCAATTTTTAAAGGCGCAGGTGTAGCACTTATTACACCGATGAAGGATAATTATGAAGTTAACTATGATAAATTAGACGAGATTCTGGAAGAGCAGATTGCTAACGAGACAGATTCCATCATTATTTGTGGAACTACAGGAGAGTCTGCTACTATGACAGAGCAGGAACATCTTGATGTGATTAAATTTGCAATTGAGAGAGTAAACCACAGAATTCCGGTTATCGCAGGAACAGGTTCTAATTGTACAGCAACAGCAGTTCAGTTATCTAAAGAAGCAGCAGAAGCAGGTGCTGACGGACTTCTTTTAGTAACACCATATTATAATAAGGCAACACAGAATGGACTGATCGCACATTATACAACTATTGCACAGGAAGCGAAAGCTCCAATTATTCTCTACAATGTACCAAGCCGTACAGGTTGTTCAATCCAGCCGGCAACAGTTGCGCATCTCGTAAAGAATGTAGAGAATATTGTCGGAATTAAAGAGGCATCCGGAGATATCGGTAATGTAGCACAGATTATGCATTTATGTGATGGTAATGTAGATTTATATTCAGGAAATGACGATCAGGTTGTGCCACTTCTTTCATTAGGAGGAATCGGTGTAATCTCAGTATTGTCAAATGTGGCACCGACATATGTTCATGATATGGTTTACAAATATTTATCAGGAAGTACAACAGAAGCATGCCAGATGCAGTTAAAGGCACTTCCACTGTGTGATGCATTATTCTGTGAAGTGAATCCGATTCCGGTAAAAGCCGCTATGAATATGCTTGGTAAAGAATGCGGACCACTTAGAGCACCATTGACAGAACTGGAGCCACAGCACAAAGAACAGTTGAAGAAAGCAATGCAGGAGTTTGGAATTCTGTAA
- a CDS encoding dipeptidase has product MKYFDCHADTLTQVIKEGESLEKNTCDIDLQRIEKFADTYTQIFAIWKNRKEILPGTESSVFRKSYEKAIELLQKAENKIRLCTSAKEMEDAHQNGKAAAFLSVEDVSIMGKDIERIRELGFLFVLLSWNYENEYACGAAMNQAQGLTDRGRDIVKFLLQQGIVLDISHLSDRGVEDLFQMTDKPIIASHSNVRALCNHPRNLKKEQIQELIRRKGLIGMNYYRNFVGGTEDVEAIIRHMDAVLNLGGEDVLVLGGDFDGCSGEFPDGIQGVQSMPVLRKAMLEHGFGEKLTEKVFFENARAFIGRNL; this is encoded by the coding sequence ATGAAATATTTTGATTGTCATGCAGATACATTGACACAGGTTATCAAAGAAGGAGAAAGTCTGGAAAAAAATACTTGCGATATAGATTTACAGCGTATAGAAAAATTTGCAGATACGTACACGCAGATTTTTGCAATCTGGAAGAATAGAAAAGAGATTTTGCCCGGAACGGAAAGCAGTGTTTTTCGTAAGAGCTATGAGAAAGCAATAGAATTATTGCAAAAAGCAGAAAATAAAATTCGGTTGTGCACATCGGCAAAGGAAATGGAAGATGCGCACCAGAATGGAAAAGCTGCCGCATTTTTATCAGTTGAAGATGTATCGATCATGGGGAAAGACATAGAACGGATTCGTGAACTTGGTTTCTTATTTGTTCTATTATCATGGAATTATGAAAATGAATATGCCTGCGGTGCGGCTATGAATCAGGCACAAGGATTGACGGATAGAGGACGGGATATCGTGAAATTCTTGCTACAACAAGGAATTGTTCTGGATATTTCACATTTATCAGATAGAGGGGTAGAAGATTTATTCCAGATGACGGACAAACCAATTATAGCATCGCATTCTAATGTACGAGCATTGTGTAATCATCCGAGAAATTTAAAGAAAGAACAGATTCAGGAATTGATTCGAAGAAAGGGATTAATCGGAATGAATTACTATCGGAATTTTGTCGGTGGAACAGAAGATGTCGAAGCGATTATAAGACATATGGATGCTGTGCTGAATCTGGGTGGCGAAGATGTACTTGTGTTAGGCGGAGATTTTGACGGATGCAGCGGAGAATTCCCGGATGGTATACAAGGGGTGCAGTCGATGCCTGTTTTGAGAAAGGCAATGTTGGAACATGGATTTGGAGAGAAACTGACAGAGAAAGTGTTTTTTGAAAATGCGAGGGCGTTTATTGGCAGGAATCTGTGA
- a CDS encoding aromatic acid exporter family protein, with product MKKLMKKKQQKKRVLQAIKIAVGSSAAIYVAEVLNLEYAISAGSIALLTLVTTKWETVKLSWFRLVTFLVSSVLAWIVFTQIQSEWLAYGIYIFLIVIVSEEFGWKATISVNAVIGMHFMAKRDFEASFVFNEFLLVLIGITVAVVLNLFYDYAGQRKDLVRNMRYTENRMQMILGAIAAYLADKEMQYDIWAAIRELESQIRIFIDDAYEYQDNTFQSHPEYYINYFEMRMKQCNTIHDLHYEMKRIRKMPQQALIISEYVLYMMDYVTERNEPTAQMDKLKEIFQHIKEDKLPTTREEFESQAMLYHILMDLEDFLIYKKRFVNSLDDKQKQRYWNQGK from the coding sequence TTGAAAAAATTGATGAAAAAGAAACAGCAGAAAAAACGAGTGCTGCAGGCAATTAAAATTGCAGTAGGAAGCAGTGCTGCAATTTATGTTGCAGAAGTATTAAATTTAGAATATGCAATTTCAGCGGGAAGTATTGCTTTGCTGACATTGGTTACAACAAAATGGGAAACAGTAAAACTATCCTGGTTTCGTCTGGTGACATTTTTAGTATCATCAGTACTGGCATGGATTGTATTTACACAGATTCAGTCAGAATGGCTGGCGTATGGTATTTATATATTTTTAATCGTAATTGTCTCTGAAGAGTTTGGATGGAAGGCAACGATATCGGTAAATGCAGTGATAGGTATGCATTTCATGGCAAAGCGAGATTTTGAAGCAAGTTTTGTATTTAATGAATTTCTGTTAGTTCTAATAGGAATTACAGTAGCGGTAGTATTAAATCTGTTCTATGACTATGCAGGACAACGTAAAGACCTTGTGCGAAACATGCGCTACACAGAGAATCGTATGCAGATGATATTGGGAGCAATTGCAGCTTATCTGGCAGATAAAGAAATGCAGTATGATATTTGGGCGGCAATACGTGAATTAGAATCACAGATTCGTATATTTATTGATGATGCTTATGAATATCAGGACAATACATTTCAGTCACATCCGGAATATTATATTAATTATTTTGAGATGCGGATGAAACAATGTAATACCATACATGACTTGCATTATGAGATGAAGAGAATCCGAAAGATGCCTCAGCAGGCACTGATTATTTCGGAATATGTATTATATATGATGGATTATGTGACAGAGCGAAATGAGCCGACAGCGCAGATGGACAAATTAAAAGAAATTTTTCAACATATTAAGGAAGATAAGCTTCCGACTACCAGAGAAGAGTTTGAAAGTCAGGCGATGCTTTATCATATCTTGATGGATCTGGAAGACTTCCTTATATATAAAAAACGTTTTGTCAACAGTTTAGATGACAAACAGAAACAGCGTTACTGGAATCAAGGAAAATAA
- a CDS encoding type II toxin-antitoxin system HicB family antitoxin, translating to MKFIYPAVFHQTESGGYKAYFPDLECCTAEGDTLFDVLDNANAAARDWLTVELEEENVQLPPVSDESDITLKENEFVRNILVNIRFYEGWDE from the coding sequence ATGAAATTCATATATCCAGCTGTTTTTCATCAGACAGAATCCGGCGGTTATAAAGCATATTTCCCAGATTTGGAATGTTGTACTGCAGAAGGTGATACGCTCTTTGATGTACTTGATAATGCTAATGCAGCAGCAAGAGACTGGCTTACAGTAGAACTTGAAGAAGAAAATGTTCAACTCCCACCTGTATCTGATGAGAGCGATATTACTCTGAAAGAGAATGAATTTGTTCGTAATATTTTAGTAAATATCCGATTCTATGAAGGATGGGACGAATAA
- a CDS encoding BglG family transcription antiterminator encodes MLTPRQNIIISTMYRQQDWITGKDLARLLNVSDRTIRNDIAAINHFYEDTVIVSNLKKGYCVQDDKLKKLIHPTDKQLPETIEERKLFILKKLLTSKQPINLYELASEMFVSEFSLENDINKIRKLLKKYPGLKINKHNNTIKLSGDEYTKRQLYKELILSNINGNILNLNKIAEKFSNFDLLKVKDILKNIFSENQYEINEIQIPSMVIHIGVVLERNLSYHFLANTECSNTIHETKEYKISKQFFEKISSTLILKITEAEILDFALYLKRGKKKGYGEKERLEEIASELVQHITDEIKEYFDIDFSEDREFRLGLELHINSLLRRHYEKIEIDNTCLEEVKRKYSFIFEMGVWVCKIIEERLKITISENEISFIALHIGSAYERANLKKKYKCILICPHNKLISDLCIQKIVNRFGERMEIVNCMSYFEEIDILKNNPDFILTTQPLSHTLEIMTSEISMFFDYKDESVVFQLLNRLDQIRYKNNFQFFILNLIRKEIFTVNLDEDQPEEIISSMCDNLYLRGYVKEGFKESVLKRESLSSTSFFHGFALPHNMSNQFTIHSAIGTAILKKPVKWGQYDVRFVLLLAITEENRNFLKIFFDWLDGVVTNPEKFSKLLEVQDYKGFVDTLL; translated from the coding sequence ATGCTGACCCCGCGACAAAATATAATTATTTCTACTATGTATCGTCAACAAGACTGGATTACAGGAAAAGATTTGGCCAGACTTCTAAATGTATCTGATCGTACAATACGCAATGATATTGCCGCCATTAATCATTTTTATGAAGATACAGTAATTGTGTCTAATTTAAAGAAGGGATATTGTGTCCAGGACGATAAATTAAAAAAACTGATTCACCCAACTGACAAACAACTTCCAGAAACGATAGAAGAACGTAAGCTATTTATTTTAAAAAAACTGTTGACAAGCAAACAACCAATTAACTTATATGAATTGGCATCAGAAATGTTTGTTTCAGAATTTTCTTTAGAAAATGACATAAATAAAATCCGCAAACTATTGAAAAAATATCCAGGGTTAAAAATTAACAAGCATAATAATACTATAAAGCTTTCCGGAGACGAGTATACGAAACGACAACTCTATAAAGAATTGATTTTATCGAATATAAACGGTAACATTTTAAACTTGAATAAAATTGCAGAAAAATTTTCAAATTTTGATCTTCTGAAAGTCAAAGATATACTAAAAAATATTTTTTCAGAGAATCAGTATGAAATCAACGAAATACAAATTCCATCAATGGTAATTCATATTGGTGTCGTTTTAGAAAGAAATCTTTCCTACCACTTTTTAGCGAACACAGAATGTAGCAACACTATTCATGAAACAAAAGAATACAAGATTTCTAAACAATTCTTCGAAAAAATTTCTTCCACATTAATATTGAAAATAACAGAAGCAGAAATTTTAGATTTTGCATTATACTTAAAGCGTGGAAAAAAGAAAGGATATGGTGAAAAAGAACGATTAGAAGAAATTGCATCAGAACTGGTCCAGCATATCACAGATGAGATCAAAGAATATTTTGATATAGATTTTAGTGAAGACCGCGAATTTCGGCTTGGCCTGGAATTACATATTAATTCGTTACTGAGAAGACATTATGAAAAAATAGAAATTGACAATACTTGTTTGGAAGAAGTGAAAAGAAAATATTCATTTATTTTTGAAATGGGTGTATGGGTGTGCAAAATCATTGAAGAACGTTTGAAAATAACAATTAGTGAAAATGAAATTTCTTTTATTGCCCTTCACATCGGCTCAGCCTATGAAAGAGCAAATTTAAAGAAAAAATACAAATGTATCCTGATTTGTCCTCACAACAAGCTGATATCTGACCTATGTATACAAAAAATAGTGAATCGCTTTGGTGAACGAATGGAAATTGTAAATTGTATGAGTTATTTTGAAGAAATAGATATACTGAAAAATAATCCTGATTTTATTCTTACGACACAGCCTTTATCACATACTTTAGAAATCATGACATCAGAAATATCCATGTTTTTTGATTACAAAGATGAATCCGTTGTGTTTCAATTATTAAATCGTCTGGATCAGATTCGATATAAAAACAATTTTCAATTTTTCATTTTAAATTTAATCCGCAAAGAGATTTTCACTGTAAACCTAGATGAAGACCAGCCTGAAGAGATTATATCCTCTATGTGTGATAACCTTTATTTGCGTGGATATGTAAAAGAAGGCTTTAAAGAAAGTGTTTTAAAACGAGAATCACTTTCATCAACATCTTTTTTTCATGGGTTTGCATTACCTCACAATATGTCGAATCAATTTACAATTCACTCGGCAATCGGAACTGCAATTTTAAAAAAACCCGTCAAATGGGGACAATATGATGTTAGATTTGTTTTATTACTGGCAATAACAGAGGAAAACCGCAACTTTTTAAAGATTTTTTTTGATTGGCTGGATGGTGTGGTTACTAATCCCGAAAAATTTTCAAAGCTTTTAGAAGTCCAGGACTATAAAGGTTTTGTCGATACATTACTATAA
- a CDS encoding PTS sugar transporter subunit IIB: protein MKKVYLFCSAGMSTSMLAAKMQDVANSHGVDMEVAAFPHEQISEIVATKQPDCILLGPQVKYLYDETVKNFEKTGIPIAVIDSTDYGMMNGEKVLKSAIKMIRAAEK, encoded by the coding sequence ATGAAAAAAGTATATTTATTTTGTAGTGCCGGAATGTCAACAAGCATGTTAGCAGCAAAAATGCAGGATGTTGCTAATTCACATGGAGTAGATATGGAAGTAGCCGCATTTCCACACGAACAAATTAGCGAAATCGTTGCAACTAAACAGCCTGATTGTATTTTACTTGGCCCACAGGTGAAGTATTTATATGATGAAACTGTTAAAAATTTTGAAAAAACAGGAATTCCGATTGCAGTAATTGATTCTACAGACTATGGAATGATGAACGGAGAAAAAGTATTAAAATCGGCAATTAAAATGATAAGAGCAGCTGAAAAATAA
- a CDS encoding PTS sugar transporter subunit IIC, with product MKKFMDILEKYLSPLGAKLGKQRHLQALSNGMMMTLPLLVIGSIFMILNNPPINLETVDMNTTNVFIRFLINWKQWALANSEWILAPYNMTFGMLGLMTAFSVAYCLAKSYKMNAAVNGIMSMSVFLLVCSKVVQVPVGEEMTIPAITSQYLTSDGLFVALILSFLCVEINRMVDKLGIKVKFPSSVPSMVGTFVNSLLPLFIDIVVIYGVNLLLISSIGKTIPEAIMALLTPAIDVGNNIWVYAGIIMFSNILWFFGINGTSVVFSIVFMIGLAGTGANAALVVKGLEPTNPMNLQLFRYAMLGGAGGTLGLILLMWKSKSAKLKSLARISIVPGICSINEPITFGVPMAFNPILAIPYILTPSICVVLGYYAQVLGLIRPGYIADPSFIPFFVQAWMSGMDFRNVIFMFLCIALSVVFYYPFFKIYEKQLVEEELKETKEEDDFEW from the coding sequence ATGAAAAAATTTATGGATATTCTGGAAAAATATTTATCTCCGTTGGGAGCCAAGCTTGGAAAACAAAGACATTTACAGGCACTGTCTAATGGTATGATGATGACATTACCCTTGCTTGTAATCGGATCTATTTTTATGATCTTAAATAATCCCCCGATTAATTTGGAAACGGTGGACATGAATACAACAAATGTATTTATTCGTTTCTTGATCAACTGGAAACAGTGGGCGCTTGCAAATAGTGAATGGATTCTTGCGCCATATAATATGACATTCGGAATGCTCGGATTGATGACAGCATTTTCTGTAGCATATTGTCTGGCAAAAAGCTATAAGATGAATGCCGCAGTAAACGGAATTATGTCTATGTCCGTTTTCCTTCTTGTATGTTCAAAAGTAGTACAGGTTCCAGTTGGAGAAGAGATGACAATCCCAGCAATTACATCTCAATATCTGACAAGTGATGGTTTATTTGTCGCTTTGATTCTGAGTTTTCTGTGTGTAGAAATTAACCGTATGGTAGACAAGCTTGGAATAAAAGTAAAATTTCCATCTTCCGTCCCAAGTATGGTTGGTACTTTTGTAAACTCACTCCTTCCACTTTTTATTGATATTGTAGTTATATATGGAGTTAATTTATTACTGATTTCAAGTATCGGAAAAACAATTCCGGAAGCTATCATGGCACTCCTTACACCTGCAATTGACGTTGGAAACAACATTTGGGTTTATGCCGGAATTATCATGTTCTCGAATATTTTATGGTTCTTCGGAATTAATGGTACATCCGTTGTATTTTCAATTGTATTTATGATTGGTCTTGCAGGAACAGGAGCAAATGCTGCACTTGTAGTAAAAGGTTTAGAGCCAACTAATCCAATGAACCTTCAGTTATTCCGCTATGCAATGCTCGGTGGCGCAGGCGGAACATTAGGATTGATTTTACTTATGTGGAAATCAAAATCTGCAAAATTAAAATCTCTTGCAAGAATCTCAATTGTACCTGGTATCTGCTCAATCAACGAACCAATTACATTTGGAGTTCCTATGGCATTTAACCCGATTCTTGCAATTCCATATATTTTAACACCTTCCATTTGCGTGGTACTCGGATATTATGCCCAGGTACTCGGATTAATCAGACCTGGTTATATTGCTGATCCATCATTTATTCCATTTTTCGTACAAGCATGGATGTCTGGAATGGATTTCAGAAATGTGATTTTTATGTTCTTATGTATTGCGTTAAGTGTAGTATTTTACTATCCGTTTTTCAAAATATATGAGAAACAGCTGGTTGAAGAAGAATTAAAAGAAACAAAAGAGGAGGATGATTTCGAATGGTAA
- a CDS encoding MATE family efflux transporter has translation MNQQKGFYKNFFNIYVALVLQNIITISVNLADNVMLGAYSETALSGAAAVNQIQFVYQQLLLALGDGLVIFCSQYWGKKQTGPMKKIAAIAMYAAIFIAVVLFVLVSFFPYQAVGIFTTDGPIIEAGVSYLNVIRFTYLFFAITQILLATMRSVETVKIAFQLSVMTFFVNCGINYVLIFGHFGAPELGIVGAAIGTLTARIMEIIVLIFYIKKKDKKLQIRLSDYFSLDKQLAKDYTKITAPMVFTQGLWGVNTALQTAILGHMTATAIAANSAASTLFLLMKSTVVGAASTASIIIGKAIGVGDIEQVKSYAKRLQRLFIVIGVCSGIALFFLRVPFLSLYDLKQETMMMTNTFLIILSVVYVGMSYQMPTNNGIIRGGGNTMFVVKMDLISIWGIVIPLSLFMAFVVKASPAVVVCCLNADQIFKCVPAFLESHYGNWIRKLTRDDA, from the coding sequence TTGAATCAGCAAAAAGGTTTTTATAAAAATTTTTTCAACATATATGTGGCACTGGTATTACAGAATATCATTACAATCAGCGTCAATCTGGCGGACAACGTAATGCTTGGGGCATACAGTGAAACCGCATTATCAGGGGCGGCAGCAGTAAATCAGATACAATTTGTTTATCAGCAGCTCTTATTAGCTTTGGGAGATGGTTTGGTTATTTTCTGTAGTCAGTATTGGGGGAAGAAGCAGACCGGACCGATGAAGAAGATTGCAGCTATAGCGATGTATGCAGCAATTTTTATTGCAGTTGTATTGTTTGTGCTGGTGAGTTTCTTCCCATATCAGGCAGTCGGTATATTTACAACAGATGGACCGATTATTGAAGCAGGAGTGAGTTATTTAAACGTAATTCGATTTACATATTTGTTTTTTGCAATTACGCAGATACTACTGGCAACAATGCGAAGTGTCGAGACAGTGAAGATAGCATTTCAGTTATCTGTGATGACATTCTTTGTAAACTGCGGAATCAACTATGTATTGATTTTCGGGCATTTTGGGGCACCGGAGCTTGGAATTGTCGGAGCAGCAATCGGTACTTTGACTGCACGAATTATGGAAATCATTGTACTAATTTTCTATATCAAGAAGAAAGATAAGAAATTACAGATAAGATTATCGGATTATTTTTCACTGGATAAACAGTTGGCAAAAGACTATACGAAAATTACCGCTCCAATGGTATTTACACAAGGATTGTGGGGAGTGAATACTGCCTTACAGACAGCAATTCTCGGTCATATGACGGCGACAGCAATCGCAGCAAACAGTGCTGCATCGACATTGTTCTTGTTGATGAAGTCCACAGTGGTCGGAGCGGCATCAACGGCATCAATTATTATAGGAAAAGCAATCGGAGTGGGAGACATTGAACAGGTAAAAAGCTATGCGAAAAGATTACAGAGATTGTTTATTGTCATTGGTGTATGTTCCGGAATTGCGTTATTCTTCCTTCGAGTTCCATTCTTGTCCCTGTATGATTTGAAGCAGGAGACAATGATGATGACAAACACATTTCTAATTATATTAAGCGTTGTTTATGTAGGAATGTCTTACCAGATGCCAACTAATAATGGAATCATTAGAGGCGGTGGTAATACGATGTTTGTTGTTAAAATGGATTTGATCAGCATATGGGGAATTGTTATTCCATTATCTCTTTTCATGGCTTTTGTTGTAAAGGCATCACCGGCGGTTGTTGTATGCTGTTTGAATGCAGATCAGATTTTCAAATGCGTCCCGGCATTTTTAGAATCTCATTATGGAAATTGGATTCGAAAACTGACAAGGGATGATGCATAG
- a CDS encoding DUF3878 family protein, with translation MFTGNNKFEISDTILKLEELLDQGQFELMSDQVIDGKLKAVYLMNDAVESFLVFEQARITGVYQKEYEGDVEASLSIHQNPDTEKEEFVLVVYQGDTVCTLFFADIVLETHLYDYGKVGHFWVEGYEYLRQLEYRLAILRDKRDYLGEVYCNAAELKLAHLAEFPPLNYCCYPAVPEKYIVPKENPWMPSENAIRVMMEFAKQTEDKSLQRILSFYKKHSWRWVTRWIADMLHKNVHAEVVDLLTEELTKAASDYPERRFDEKEEKEHKILLERAKQEQRKLKEQGIKADIVREEPFITSRDSLRYKVYLMEWRSKRGNRIVKIKEINN, from the coding sequence ATGTTTACCGGGAATAATAAATTTGAAATCTCCGATACAATTCTTAAATTAGAAGAATTATTAGATCAAGGGCAATTTGAATTAATGTCCGATCAGGTAATAGATGGAAAATTAAAGGCAGTTTATTTAATGAATGACGCGGTGGAGAGCTTTCTGGTATTTGAACAAGCAAGAATAACAGGAGTGTATCAGAAAGAGTACGAAGGAGATGTAGAGGCATCACTTTCAATACATCAGAATCCCGACACAGAGAAGGAAGAATTTGTATTGGTGGTTTATCAAGGTGACACCGTATGTACTTTGTTCTTTGCAGATATTGTTTTAGAGACACATTTGTATGATTATGGAAAGGTTGGTCATTTCTGGGTAGAAGGATATGAATACCTTCGTCAGCTAGAATACCGACTTGCGATTTTAAGAGACAAACGCGATTATCTGGGAGAAGTGTACTGTAATGCGGCAGAATTAAAATTAGCCCATCTTGCAGAGTTTCCACCATTAAATTATTGCTGTTATCCTGCAGTACCAGAGAAGTATATTGTACCAAAAGAAAATCCATGGATGCCATCAGAAAATGCAATCCGCGTGATGATGGAATTTGCAAAGCAGACAGAAGATAAATCACTGCAACGTATTCTGTCATTTTATAAGAAACATTCTTGGCGGTGGGTAACGCGGTGGATAGCGGATATGCTCCATAAAAATGTACACGCTGAAGTGGTTGATCTTTTAACGGAAGAATTGACAAAAGCTGCGTCAGATTATCCAGAGAGAAGATTTGATGAGAAAGAAGAAAAAGAACACAAAATTCTTTTAGAACGTGCAAAACAAGAACAGAGAAAACTAAAGGAACAGGGAATCAAGGCTGATATAGTGCGAGAAGAACCATTTATAACATCAAGAGATTCACTTAGGTATAAGGTGTATTTGATGGAATGGCGGTCGAAACGGGGAAATCGGATTGTAAAAATTAAAGAGATAAATAATTAA
- a CDS encoding AraC family transcriptional regulator, whose protein sequence is MDFKELTEQEKFLKKLYQGQYREILSVPMQYATYQKLMKEHPQLQIEEDLYTKYSKDHHGITVVDVEKTTENAEINMVRHSRYSYPILHNHSFVEIAYVYSGKCTHYVENQAFEMKEGDLCILAPESMHTITALDDESIVLNILMSKKQLDESFLAMVKEKHLLADFFENILYGKSVSPYIIFPTGQDEWIKLVYEHMFQEITEKRYAYRQSLELYVRQLFIHIIRNYEMLAQVSKPLDRKPDENVVAVLGYISVNYNKVTLKNVAEFFNYSESYMSRMLKKYTGKTFGVLVNSLQMKCAAEMLSTTDKSLSEISQEVGCFDYSHFSKKFKKEYDMTPDMYRRNHRLI, encoded by the coding sequence ATGGATTTCAAAGAATTAACAGAGCAGGAAAAATTTTTAAAAAAATTATACCAAGGTCAGTATAGAGAAATATTATCAGTTCCGATGCAATATGCAACCTATCAGAAACTTATGAAAGAGCATCCTCAATTGCAGATAGAGGAAGATCTGTATACGAAATATTCAAAGGACCATCATGGGATTACAGTTGTGGATGTGGAGAAAACAACAGAAAACGCTGAAATCAATATGGTTAGACATAGTCGCTATTCCTATCCGATATTGCATAATCATTCCTTTGTAGAGATTGCGTATGTATATAGTGGAAAATGTACGCATTATGTGGAAAACCAGGCATTTGAAATGAAGGAAGGAGATCTATGTATTCTTGCACCAGAATCGATGCATACGATTACGGCACTTGATGACGAAAGCATTGTGCTGAATATTTTGATGAGTAAGAAACAATTGGATGAATCTTTCTTGGCAATGGTTAAAGAAAAACATTTGCTTGCGGATTTTTTTGAAAATATACTATATGGTAAAAGCGTCAGTCCATATATTATTTTTCCGACGGGACAGGATGAATGGATTAAACTGGTATACGAGCATATGTTTCAGGAAATAACAGAGAAAAGGTATGCGTACAGACAAAGTTTGGAGCTTTATGTGCGACAGCTATTCATTCATATTATCCGAAATTATGAAATGCTTGCACAGGTTTCAAAGCCACTTGATAGAAAGCCAGATGAAAATGTTGTTGCAGTATTAGGATATATTTCTGTGAATTATAATAAAGTGACATTGAAAAATGTTGCAGAATTTTTTAATTATAGTGAGTCTTATATGAGCAGGATGCTGAAAAAGTATACAGGTAAGACTTTTGGGGTACTTGTAAATTCATTGCAAATGAAATGTGCAGCAGAGATGTTGAGTACAACGGATAAATCATTATCAGAAATCAGTCAGGAAGTCGGCTGTTTTGATTACAGTCATTTTAGTAAGAAATTTAAAAAAGAATATGATATGACACCGGATATGTATCGTAGAAATCACAGGTTAATATAG